Proteins encoded by one window of Mercenaria mercenaria strain notata chromosome 4, MADL_Memer_1, whole genome shotgun sequence:
- the LOC123551925 gene encoding chondroitin sulfate synthase 2-like, with the protein MLRRLSQIFCGFFLGYLGLPARRYRSYYCSLATPVVVGICLGITIQMLFMEVGCYSEGLRQTADQMMQSKSAKSILKRSLNDTVPDDDNSDFEARIIAVPTRNNTVNTNVTRPRFYRPHFALDELKVKEKLFVAVLTSANSLEKFGTAVDKTMAKHFPEVIFFSSGKPKSEPAGLKLVAFDDKKPEMLPILVLTYIKENLADEYDFYLFVTDKTYLRAQKYHELVRHISVKEDVYMGALGLDRNFCALEGGVLLSFSIMSQVLSELPYCTLKVQPGNPGASFGSCVHLASQKFCMPWAGDLKLKFYRLDNFDYDTDIEQLKTDPYFNQSLTFYPMPDDTSFYKLHRYFCTIALTEVQKKIALAKADIIDLSKFAPGGHNSITWPIGTQQPYKEISRFSVIQWTYFTETQMFLDNELTNVEDISGVHIPDVNDIKKETMENLNKKYPSRYKLEKIINGYRRFDPTRGMEYILDLLLLDKKNNNVETFKRVHLVRPLGKVELIQTPFVTESTPLHIILPLRPEHVDYFEMFLYTYARSCIETKEDVFLIVALLYPSSLSADQKDPFAKSKTTIDNISKKYNTPKAKLYWKALENVVTDINIIDNLQSEFKTDVLILMITVNMEMSPDFTKQYLNRVRINTVQRAQVFFPVGFWQYRPNLIYDKKPFPASVEIGQRLGLYDTKTADTAGFYLSDYKTARKIVGRPTDIFSMFVTSKKFHVLQAVEPNLKLKWMNITCDQRLTEEKYQQCVTHNLEGLASQPHLAKLIYEHQRGSISKPDNAKIDPKMANKPHQAVNQKSAHKSSKQKPAVNQKTVTDRPIAPFMKKPRRVPSPKYKMQSPKLKLHKVNFDKSMDDPLGEGMLLVNPKLPIKF; encoded by the coding sequence ATGTTAAGGCGTTTAAGTCAAATATTCTGTGGCTTTTTCCTTGGATATTTAGGATTACCGGCACGTCGTTATAGAAGTTATTACTGTTCATTAGCAACGCCTGTTGTTGTTGGAATATGCCTTggaataacaattcaaatgctATTTATGGAAGTGGGATGTTATTCCGAAGGTTTAAGGCAGACAGCTGATCAAATGATGCAGAGCAAGTCGGCGAAATCAATCCTCAAACGAAGTTTAAACGATACTGTTCCTGACGACGATAATTCTGATTTTGAAGCGAGAATAATTGCAGTACCTACCAGGAATAACACAGTCAATACCAATGTCACAAGACCTAGATTCTATAGACCTCACTTTGCTCTAGATGAAttgaaagtgaaagaaaaattatttgttGCAGTTTTAACAAGTGCAAATTCTCTTGAAAAATTTGGCACAGCTGTGGATAAAACAATGGCAAAACATTTCCCTGAGGTGATATTTTTCAGTAGTGGAAAGCCGAAGTCAGAACCAGCAGGACTTAAACTAGTTGCATTTGATGATAAAAAACCAGAAATGCTGCCAATCCTTGTTCTGACATACATAAAGGAAAATCTTGCTGATGAGTATGATTTTTATCTCTTTGTGACAGACAAAACATATCTACGAGCACAGAAGTATCATGAATTAGTTAGACACATCAGTGTTAAAGAAGATGTGTACATGGGAGCACTTGGACTTGATCGCAATTTCTGTGCTCTCGAAGGTGGAGTCCTCTTGTCGTTTTCAATCATGTCACAAGTTCTATCCGAGTTGCCTTATTGTACACTTAAAGTACAACCCGGAAATCCAGGAGCATCATTCGGTAGCTGTGTTCACCTTGCCTCTCAGAAATTCTGCATGCCATGGGCAGGTGATCTGAAACTCAAGTTCTACAGACTAGATAATTTCGATTATGACACCGACATTGAGCAATTGAAGACTGATCCATACTTCAATCAGTCTCTCACCTTTTACCCTATGCCAGATGATACATCTTTCTATAAGTTACACAGATACTTTTGTACAATAGCTCTAACTGAGGTACAGAAAAAGATAGCACTGGCAAAAGCAGACATTATTGATCTAAGTAAATTTGCCCCAGGAGGTCATAACAGTATAACCTGGCCCATCGGCACCCAGCAACCATATAAAGAAATAAGCAGATTCTCTGTCATCCAATGGACATACTTCACGGAAACACAGATGTTCCTTGACAATGAGCTTACCAATGTGGAAGATATATCTGGTGTGCATATACCAGATGTGAACGACATCAAGAAAGAAACCATGGAAAACTTGAACAAGAAATATCCTTCAAGGTATAAACTTGAGAAAATTATCAATGGTTATCGTAGGTTTGACCCTACACGTGGCATGGAATATATCCTCGATCTACTCCTTTTagacaagaaaaataataacgTAGAAACATTTAAGCGCGTGCACCTAGTCCGACCTCTAGGTAAGGTAGAGCTGATTCAAACACCATTTGTGACCGAAAGCACACCTCTTCATATCATATTACCATTAAGACCGGAACATGTAGACTATTTCGAAATGTTTCTGTATACATATGCTCGTTCATGTATAGAAACAAAGGAAGATGTTTTTCTGATAGTGGCACTACTGTATCCAAGTTCACTGTCAGCAGATCAGAAAGACCCTTTCGCAAAATCAAAAACTACCATTGATAATATCagtaaaaaatataacacaccaaaGGCAAAACTGTACTGGAAAGCTTTGGAAAATGTTGTAACAGATATAAACATTATAGATAATCTACAAAGTGAATTTAAAACTGATGTTTTGATACTGATGATCACTGTGAATATGGAGATGTCACCAGACTTTaccaaacaatatttaaacagaGTACGTATTAATACAGTACAACGGGCACAAGTTTTCTTTCCGGTGGGATTTTGGCAGTATCGTCCAAACCTTATATATGATAAGAAGCCATTCCCAGCTTCTGTAGAGATAGGACAGCGTCTAGGATTGTACGATACAAAAACAGCGGACACTGCAGGCTTCTATCTGTCCGATTATAAAACCGCTAGAAAAATTGTGGGAAGACCGACTgacattttcagtatgtttgtAACAAGCAAGAAGTTTCATGTATTACAAGCAGTTGAGCCCAACCTTAAACttaaatggatgaatattacatgTGATCAACGACTTACAGAAGAGAAATACCAACAATGTGTGACACATAACTTGGAAGGACTCGCTAGTCAGCCCCATTTAGCAAAACTGATTTATGAACACCAAAGGGGGTCCATATCTAAACCAGACAATGCTAAAATTGATCCAAAAATGGCCAATAAGCCACATCAGGCAGTCAATCAAAAGTCTGCACATAAATCAAGTAAACAGAAACCTGCAGTAAATCAAAAAACTGTTACTGATCGACCTATAGCACCATTTATGAAAAAGCCAAGACGGGTACCATCTCCAAAATACAAGATGCAAAGTCCCAAATTGAAACTACACAAAGTTAACTTTGACAAGTCCATGGATGACCCGCTAGGTGAAGGAATGCTTCTTGTTAATCCTAAATTGCCAATAAAATTCTAA